In one Spirosoma rigui genomic region, the following are encoded:
- a CDS encoding MmcQ/YjbR family DNA-binding protein, with product MNIEAIREYCLAKPGVTESFPFDEVTLVLKVGNKIFVLLDTGSHPTTINLKCDPERAVALRDQYQAVQPGFHMNKTHWNTITLDGSLRGHDVQEWIDHSYDLVKKGLPKAVREQLI from the coding sequence ATGAACATTGAAGCCATACGCGAGTATTGCCTTGCTAAACCCGGTGTTACCGAGTCGTTTCCGTTTGATGAAGTAACGCTCGTGTTGAAGGTTGGGAACAAAATATTCGTACTGCTGGATACCGGGAGTCACCCCACAACGATCAATTTGAAATGCGACCCCGAGCGGGCCGTAGCGTTGCGGGATCAGTACCAGGCCGTACAGCCCGGATTTCACATGAACAAAACCCACTGGAATACCATCACGCTCGATGGCAGCCTTCGTGGGCATGACGTTCAGGAGTGGATCGACCACTCTTACGACCTAGTTAAAAAGGGATTACCGAAAGCTGTTCGGGAACAACTTATCTGA
- a CDS encoding tetratricopeptide repeat protein has product MEVALLGVLFVLYLTIRYYLMDHDTPAEKDQKRFKKGIDLVAQRQFDQAYPYFDELVRQYPKSAIAYAYRGKCNLAQENFYSAIYDFTQAISRDNTLADCYLDRGIAFYQIEEHQNAFREFDKAVWHFRDEQPDAYRWRALARIQVRQLPQAENDLRRAVSLGDENSFHILMQPPFTRPVYQSK; this is encoded by the coding sequence ATGGAAGTTGCGCTGTTGGGGGTCTTGTTTGTATTGTATCTGACAATCCGGTATTACCTGATGGATCACGATACACCGGCTGAAAAAGACCAAAAGCGATTTAAGAAAGGAATTGATCTGGTTGCCCAACGGCAGTTCGACCAGGCATACCCGTATTTCGATGAGCTGGTTCGGCAATACCCCAAGTCGGCGATTGCTTATGCCTACCGGGGTAAATGTAATCTGGCGCAGGAGAATTTTTACTCGGCCATCTATGACTTCACGCAGGCCATCAGCCGAGATAACACATTAGCCGACTGTTACCTGGATCGGGGCATTGCTTTCTACCAGATTGAAGAACACCAGAATGCCTTTCGGGAGTTTGATAAAGCCGTCTGGCACTTCCGCGACGAACAGCCCGATGCCTATCGCTGGCGGGCCCTGGCCCGGATTCAGGTGCGGCAGCTTCCCCAGGCCGAAAATGACCTTCGCCGGGCGGTCTCCCTGGGCGACGAAAACTCCTTCCATATCCTGATGCAACCGCCCTTCACCCGGCCGGTTTACCAAAGCAAGTAG
- a CDS encoding thioredoxin family protein codes for MKTFFLLLFVANVALAQKAGIQFKELPVERVFQEARKTGKPVFVEIFSPTCHVCQSFVPTLADARVGKFYNTKFVSTKIDIAQPSTRVFLDKNHLFVPSLPLFLYFDPQQNLVHFAMSNNTTDEVIRHGTNALNPQARSQNMKSRYQQGERASNFLIDFAMYSRVTKDTASNIAAMNDYAKQQSPATFANQTNWLALQKLVLDYENPMFQYMLGHLDAYRKAYGAEATEQVAENILMSSLFSGRGGQYPISKILEVRQGLVKVGIEPKVAANRTLLPEVNAYFHARQTAKALERMEAQVNSNQLSVPEYLYISRLFNRNSPDAVDAPTVAKWATKALSMRPPQKEQADLYFELAEAYRRGGRTADAQKAAQKSMELAQATKLDTRRNVEQMGKLK; via the coding sequence ATGAAAACGTTTTTTTTATTGCTTTTCGTCGCGAACGTGGCGCTGGCTCAGAAAGCTGGAATTCAGTTTAAAGAGCTACCCGTGGAGCGGGTGTTTCAGGAAGCCCGTAAAACGGGTAAGCCGGTGTTTGTCGAAATCTTCTCGCCCACCTGCCACGTCTGTCAGAGTTTTGTCCCAACCCTGGCCGATGCCCGGGTAGGGAAATTCTACAACACCAAGTTCGTCAGTACCAAAATCGATATTGCCCAGCCATCGACGCGGGTATTTCTGGACAAGAATCATCTCTTCGTACCGTCGCTGCCGCTGTTTCTGTACTTCGATCCCCAGCAGAATCTGGTGCATTTTGCCATGAGCAACAATACCACCGATGAGGTAATTCGCCACGGGACCAATGCGCTCAACCCGCAGGCACGCAGCCAGAACATGAAGTCGCGCTACCAGCAGGGTGAACGGGCGTCGAACTTTCTGATCGACTTTGCCATGTACAGCCGCGTAACCAAGGATACTGCATCGAACATTGCCGCGATGAACGACTACGCCAAGCAGCAGTCGCCGGCGACGTTTGCCAACCAGACCAACTGGCTGGCTTTGCAAAAGCTCGTACTAGACTACGAAAATCCGATGTTTCAGTATATGCTTGGTCACCTGGACGCGTACCGGAAAGCCTACGGAGCTGAAGCGACCGAGCAGGTAGCGGAGAATATTTTGATGTCGTCACTGTTCAGTGGCCGGGGTGGTCAGTACCCAATCAGCAAAATACTGGAAGTGCGCCAGGGACTGGTGAAAGTAGGGATCGAGCCGAAAGTTGCCGCCAACCGGACGCTGCTACCCGAGGTGAACGCCTATTTCCACGCTCGCCAGACGGCCAAGGCGCTGGAGCGGATGGAAGCGCAGGTTAATTCAAACCAGTTGTCGGTACCGGAATACCTGTACATTTCCCGGCTGTTCAATCGGAACAGCCCCGACGCGGTCGATGCCCCAACGGTGGCTAAATGGGCCACAAAAGCACTATCGATGCGCCCTCCGCAGAAAGAACAGGCTGATCTGTATTTCGAGTTAGCCGAAGCCTACCGCCGGGGTGGCCGAACTGCCGATGCGCAGAAGGCCGCGCAGAAGTCGATGGAACTCGCTCAGGCCACGAAGCTCGACACGCGCCGAAATGTGGAGCAGATGGGTAAACTGAAGTAA
- the gldC gene encoding gliding motility protein GldC: MKKSDIHFAVELDNQNVPEKIYWEATDNPNEGLSDTRAMAIALWDHYHNSTLKIDLWTKDMEVIDMKRFLIEIMSGIADTAVNATGDKQMATDIENTCRVLSKRLEEEIKQQKQQQ, translated from the coding sequence ATGAAAAAATCAGACATTCATTTTGCGGTTGAGCTCGACAACCAGAACGTACCCGAAAAAATTTATTGGGAGGCTACCGATAACCCGAACGAGGGTCTCAGCGATACGCGGGCCATGGCCATTGCGCTGTGGGATCATTACCATAACAGCACGCTGAAAATTGACCTCTGGACCAAGGATATGGAAGTGATCGATATGAAGCGCTTTCTGATCGAGATCATGAGTGGCATTGCCGACACGGCCGTTAACGCCACCGGCGACAAGCAGATGGCGACCGATATCGAAAATACCTGCCGCGTTCTGAGCAAGCGGCTGGAGGAAGAAATCAAACAACAAAAACAGCAGCAGTAA
- a CDS encoding ArsC family reductase: MYTLFAIPNCDTVKKARTWLAEHGIDYQFHDYKKQGIDQPTIDHWLAQKPWEELVNRAGQTWKKLPDDEKPTDAAGATALMMAKPSVIRRPLIVADGRIVALGFNPALYSETFSR, encoded by the coding sequence ATGTATACCTTATTCGCCATTCCCAATTGTGATACCGTCAAGAAAGCCCGCACCTGGCTGGCCGAACACGGCATCGACTACCAGTTTCACGACTACAAAAAACAGGGCATCGACCAGCCAACGATCGACCACTGGCTTGCCCAGAAACCCTGGGAAGAACTCGTTAACCGCGCCGGCCAAACCTGGAAGAAGCTCCCCGACGATGAAAAACCCACCGATGCCGCCGGAGCAACGGCCCTGATGATGGCCAAACCATCGGTCATCCGTCGCCCGCTCATCGTAGCCGACGGCAGGATCGTTGCTCTTGGCTTCAATCCGGCCCTGTATTCGGAAACGTTTTCCCGCTGA